Proteins found in one Arachis stenosperma cultivar V10309 chromosome 8, arast.V10309.gnm1.PFL2, whole genome shotgun sequence genomic segment:
- the LOC130946905 gene encoding E3 ubiquitin-protein ligase RGLG2-like produces MGGSSSKRSSSRRSTTRSNSNSWYPQYQTPSYAQNPQYHEPQGYQYHGNTSQSYGGSGSGRPAEQKKRLDRKYSRIDDNYHSLEQVTDALAGAGLESSNLIVGIDFTKSNEWTGGRSFQRRCLHHIGHEQNPYEQAISIIGKTLSSFDEDNLIPCFGFGDASTHDQEVFSFYPDDRFCHGFEEVLSRYRELVPQLRLAGPTSFAPIIEMAISIVEQSGGQYHVLLIIADGQVTRSVDTERGQLSAQEKNTVEAIVKASEYPLSIILVGVGDGPWDMMREFDDNIPARAFDNFQFVNFTEIMSKNMDRSRKEAEFALAALMEIPSQYKATLELNILGARRGKDIDRIALPPPLYGSNTPSYNSPKASRQNSFRPTAPSHSQRHDDVFPAHPPATSASDNQLCPICLTDPKNMAFGCGHQTCCECGQELELCPICRSTIDTRIKLY; encoded by the exons ATGGGTGGATCAAGTTCTAAAAGAAGTAGTTCTAGGCGTTCAACCACGAGGTCGAATTCAAATTCATGGTACCCTCAATATCAAACACCTTCTTATGCACAAAACCCTCAGTATCATGAGCCTCAGGGTTATCAATATCATGGCAATACATCTCAAAGCTATGGTGGCAGCGGGAGTGGCCGTCCCGCGGAGcagaagaagaggttggataGGAAGTATTCGAGGATAGATGACAATTATCATAGCTTGGAGCAG GTAACCGATGCTCTGGCAGGTGCTGGCCTAGAATCTTCCAACCTCATTGTTGGTATTGATTTTACAAAGAGCAACGAGTGGACAG GTGGAAGATCATTTCAAAGGAGATGCTTGCATCACATTGGTCACGAGCAAAATCCATACGAACAAGCTATATCTATCATTGGGAAAACATTGTCTTCCTTCGATGAGGATAACCTGATTCCTTGTTTTGGGTTCGGTGATG CATCGACACATGACCAAGAAGTTTTTAGTTTCTACCCGGATGATAGATTTTGTCACGGATTTGAAGAAGTGTTGTCACGATATCGGGAATTAGTCCCTCAATTAAGGCTTGCAG GACCGACATCATTTGCCCCAATTATTGAGATGGCAATCTCCATTGTTGAGCAAAGTGGAGGCCAGTACCATGTCTTATTGATCATAGCTGATGGACAg GTAACAAGAAGTGTTGATACGGAGCGTGGTCAATTGAGTGCGCAAGAAAAGAACACGGTAGAAGCTATCGTGAAAGCAAG CGAATATCCCTTATCAATCATTCTTGTTGGAGTTGGCGACGGGCCGTGGGACATGATGAGAGAATTTGATGATAACATCCCTGCCCGAGCATTTGATAATTTCCAG TTTGTGAATTTCACGGAAATAATGTCAAAGAACATGGATCGATCACGTAAGGAAGCAGAGTTTGCACTTGCTGCTTTGATGGAAATACCCTCTCAGTACAAGGCAACACTAGAACTTAACATATTGGG TGCTCGCAGAGGGAAAGATATAGACAGGATTGCTCTACCACCGCCGCTATATGGTTCCAATACGCCATCTTATAACTCTCCGAAAGCTTCGCGACAAAACAGTTTCCGCCCCACTGCGCCATCTCACAGTCAAAGACACGATGATGTTTTTCCCGCACATCCTCCTGCGACTTCTGCATCTGATAACCAG CTTTGTCCTATTTGTCTTACTGATCCCAAGAACATGGCATTTGGTTGTGGGCATCAG ACATGCTGTGAATGTGGACAAGAGCTTGAATTATGCCCCATATGCAGGAGTACTATTGACACAAGAATTAAACTTTATTAA
- the LOC130946220 gene encoding putative ubiquitin-conjugating enzyme E2 38 — protein sequence MDEESKLPLEKPKEEQTLLVAQIYGEIEELQDELEMNFWKIKNFDKVQSSPTDHRFSSHDNFVKVYESRPYLMRAIIKGPPNTIYYNALFCFDICFTCDYPNQPPKLFYHSYDYDLNPNLKKSGKVNLPHSKRKCSSNPFRILDILVTIQGFLNDEFSSNKKNVLIIRTWEAMLVMLESPLEGFEILVKGHFRTQAHAILRNFKNYMDSKDETMKNLFWKLIKAFEANGSYCKHHCNQVVNHDYEEAKCNNITKKNGYSKLPLCIM from the exons ATGGACGAAGAAAGCAAATTACCATTAGAGAAGCCAAAGGAAGAACAAACATTGCTAGTTGCACAAATTTATGGAGAGATTGAAGAATTACAAGATGAACTTGAGATGAATTTTTGGAAGATAAAGAATTTTGACAAGGTACAATCTTCTCCGACTGATCATCGATTCTCTAGTCACGACAACTTCGTTAA GGTTTATGAGTCAAGACCTTATCTTATGAGAGCTATAATAAAAGGTCCTCCTAACACCATTTATTATAACGCATTATTTTGCTTCGACATATGTTTTACTTGTGATTACCCTAATCAACCTCCTAAACTTTTCTACCATTCTTATGACTATGATTTGAATccaaatttgaaaaagagtgGAAAAGTCAACCTACCACACTCTAAGAGAAAATGTTCTTCAAATCCATTTAGAATATTAGATATACTTGTCACTATTCAAGGATTTCTCAATGATGAGTTTTCaagcaataaaaaaaatgttctaATTATTAGAACATGGGAGGCCATGCTTGTGATGCTAGAGTCACCATTGGAGGGTTTTGAAATCTTGGTTAAGGGACATTTTAGAACTCAAGCCCATGCAATTCTTAGAAACTTTAAGAATTATATGGATTCTAAGGATGAAACTATGAAGAATCTATTCTGGAAGCTCATCAAGGCGTTTGAAGCTAATGGAAGTTATTGTAAGCATCATTGTAATCAAGTTGTTAATCATGATTATGAGGAAGCAAAGTGCAACAACATCACGAAGAAAAATGGATACTCCAAATTGCCATTGTGTATTATGTAA